The sequence ATTTTCCCGCAAACACTTCTTAATGCCAAAAATTCAGGAAAAAAAGGAGATGACAATTTTGCAGCCAGTTAAGGCAGCATCATGGTCAGATATATGAAAAACATCAAATTCAACACAACCATTTAGGCAGTCTAAATATCGTACAATGTCTAAGACCACTTCCCCTTCCATTCACAGTTAATTAGGCCATCTACTTCTTGTTCACTGAGCTCTACATgaaaaaatggtgcaaaatacgAACTAAATGTGATGAAGCAGCTACAGTCAGCTTTGAGCCGTTTGACAATTCTAACTTTGGATATACCTCATATCAACATCCGCCATACCTAATagccttcttttttttttcgctGAGATgatttaaatgatatataaatTCTTTGCCAGTGTTCCTTTCCAGGTTGTTTATCACTGACACAACACCGGTAACAAAAATATAGACAAAAACCAGGAAACTGCTCCGCTCATTTTGAAATATAGTAGATATTCTAGAAGACTCGAGAAATATCTAGAGTAATACCTCAAATTCATTCCTATGAGCGCCGGGAATTTCTAGGGCTTCAACATCAAACGAATCGATCCTAGGTCCCGTGCGAATCAACCTCTGCTCCGCATTATCCTCATCATCGGAATCCCGCTGCGGCAAACCCCCGCCGCCGTTGACATAATCGTCTTCGTGATCGACATCCGACCCTTCCTCGTCATCTTGATAGACCCATCTCGACTCCATGGAATCCATAGAAGCTAAACCCCCATTATCCCTCTCCGATCCCTCCTCCGCCATCCGTCTGCCGATCAGCTCTAGTTATTGTATATGTATGTACATTGGCTCCTCGAAATTGATCGGGGCGATACTTCTGCAGGATATAATCGCCTACTTTTCGAACCTATACGTGGAATGAACCCCCGGGGAGTGAATGACACATACGTACGCCTTCGGGTTCGTTCTGAAACAAGCTTTTCCAGGTTGACAACTGTATTTTATTATTtcgtaataaattttattattattttttttaacatttgttttgaagaaataaTTAGCAACGAATTAGCATATGGacagatttttaattatttttaaaatctttaagtTATTGAATATGATTAAAACTAGAATTAATCGTCCGAGTCGAACCGAAATCGAAAATTCGATTtttagtttttcatattttcgtttttctgtttggtttgatttgatttttttttgagtgtgtctcatgtgagaccgtctcacggatcttaatctgtgagacgggtcaatcatacccatattcacaataaaaagtaatactttttcatggataacccaaataagagacccgtctcacaaatacgacccgtgagaccgtctcacacaagtttttgcctttttttacggtctttttctttcttttttgcattttttatttgtcttatttatttggtctatttttattttttttcaaatacttgattactttccaaaaaaatttggatgattaaaaaccatacataaaaaaaattggttaactgaaaaaattgaaaaaaccgAACCTAGCCATTAAATTCGGTTTGATTTTCGGTTTGTTTCGGGTGGTCGGATCGAATGAACACCCCTATGATtacaaattatttaagttatttttaaaatttattaaaatacgttttaataaattttattgaatgaaataATGAGTATTTTTGTTCGTTCATTAAAATTGTCGATTGTCGATGTAATATGCATTATCATACAATAAGTATAAATATTACATATAATATAGATAACCAGCTGAATCGGCAATAGGCATATATGCATATTCGTAcagattataaaaattaatagaaaatacatattttaatatacaaaaattagtcttatttttttttattggatatTATGATTAGTTGAAAGAATAGGAATTGAGAGCCATTAAGAAAATTGAGTAggtttgtgagacggtctcacgaatctttatctgtgagactggtcaatcatactgatattcaaaataaaaagtaatactcttagcatacaaagtaatattttttcatggatgacccaaaataagatatccgtctaataaaatacgacccgtgagaccgtctcacacaagtttttgtcaagaaaaataattagaaacaacattaagttaatatttttaatttatacaacAAAAGATAAGTATGAACtagttttataaaataatgGAACGTAAATATCATTCTATTATAATATTGATATTTCATTTTAGACTTGGCTACAAGTTGGGTTTGGTCTAGGTCTGAGTCGACCTCGTCGTGTTCAGGTCGGTACAACCCAAACCCTTAACAGGCCCGTCGTGGTAGTTATAATCCGGATCCGTGTCTAGTTAACTGTCGATTTCGGGTCCGATTCAacctttttatttaaaacaatttaaataaaaattaaagaataaaaatatataaatttaaaaaaaataaagtttaaataattgaacttttaaaaattttatcacATATTCCATTATCTAAATAACAAATCTATTATATTTcttcaataaaaattatattacatttCAACTTTCAACgtcttatataaaaatatattacatttcaTTATGTTTAATCATATTCACTTTCATTTCCTCCCGTCATTGTCCCGAATGTTCTCTCGGTTTTGTTATTGCCTTCTTTAttacttttaatattttgtgttCAGCTAGTGTCTTTAGACCAATCATTGAGCAAACACGggactttcaaatttttgagTTTAAGCTAAAACATCTATCATCCAATGTATTTTATCAAATACTAAAATTTTGCTCCAGTGAAACAGTTGAAATGGAACAAGCTAGAATTTCTTGTAATTACgaacaaaaaaaattgcaacAGTCGACCAGCCGACTCAACCCTACGAGTTGACGGTTGCACAACGGCCACAAAGTCATGGCCGATGAtttcaaacaatttttttttaaaaaaagaacgaTTGACCGCCTTGTTGGTCGGTTGGATGATCATGATCGTATGTCTTCATTGGTTACTTCATCAACGAATTGTGACCATTCGACATGTCATGTCAAACCCGTCCAACTCACGCGGGTTGACGATTTTTACACCTGTAAACGGTAATCGGACCACCGGTTTCGGTCACGGTTTTGGGTCAAAACCGTTGACTAGGTTAATTCGTTCCGTTGACCATAAGCCGATTCCAATTCGGGTCCGGGTTTGACCCGAGCCTTGGTTGGTCTAGTTCATTTATGACATTCAATATTGTCGtacttataattatttattcttaatattttaatcaaacaccaataaattttttttaaattaaacgcAATATAATAACATCTtgaaaaaactcaaaatatgtttatatgcACATAAAATTGTGGCTATTTTGATGAACAAAATCAAGGAAATTTGAGCTTTGGCCATTAGAAAAAGTAAtggttttcaaaaaaaaaaaaaatttaaaaattaataatttggatAATCCTATATATCTTTGACACTTTTTATCTCAATTCTTCGCAAGGGTTTTTGGTTCTGCATCTGCAGCTCGCACGACCCTCTTCGCCCCTTTGTTTCACTGTTGACGCAATGGGCAGCGCTGTAGTAGTTGAAAAGACAGAGGAAGAACTCCGAAGAGAAATCGACGAACTCCACCGCCAACAACGAGAAGTAATTTTTTGCTTGTATTTATTTGTATAAATTCGTGTTTGATATCTATATACGTCGAAAATCTACTGTCTGAAGCTcctgatttcatttttatggaaATATTTGTTGCATCAATTTTTTGAATTAATCCACGATACCTCGTTTTCCTTTCATCAGATTACAGAGCGGCTCCGCGATCCTAGGGGGATTCGCCGTGGTGGTTTAGCGAGCTCCGGTCCTCGCAATTTTACAGCCAATGGCGGTCGCCAGCGTGGCTTTGTTCGACCCGTAATTCTTTTATTAGCTTTTTTTGGACCcttattatgatttatgctgAAGAAAGATAAATAATCGGTAGTCAATTGATCTGTTAGGCGGAGAGAAATGAAATGGAGGACCAGCCAGCAGCAAAAAGGAGACTTTCTTCTGCTGTGGTGAAGGTGTGAAAATCCCTTTGAGTTGTTTTTAGCATTGTGGCGCTGACAATGCTTGTAAACAATTTTGAGTTCAAattaattgtttatattttgggTTGTTGAAGCTTGAGGATGGGGAAATAGCTGATGATGGCTCTGAAGCTGCGAAGGATGTAAGAAGGGAAGATTTACCTGTTGAAATCGAGGATACAAATGCGAGTCAGAGATCCCTTTGGCCGCAGCGGGATGGTAGTAAGAGGTCCTTGCCCTCTAAAATGGTACAAGAATTTGAGTTTTTTAATCCAGCTAATGCTGTGTTGAAGTCCTCGTGACTACTggatttaatttgttttcttcTGTTCTGTACTTGGTGTATATAGGACTTTGAAATCCCTCCGGCAGAGCATGTACCAAGGGTATTGCCTAAAGATGAGGATCCTAGTTTGATTAGCAGGAATAAGAGGATGCTGGGTCAGCTACTTGGGACTTTAGAGGTATCCTCACTTCTAGTCcttttaactttttttattattgttttcgaAGTGTTGTATTATCTAACATTTTTGGGTGGTTTAGTTCTAATTTCTCAAGACTgcttatctttttttttaaatttactcCAGCCAAATATCGCAAATAAGCATGTTGAtcattgaattattttttaaaggtTTAAATTTATTTCCGCTCATTATATGTTTTGAACTTTCTGGAGTATCAATGCGAATGAGATGTGTATTGTTGGCTTGTTACCTAATAAAGGTGCTACTCTTAGTAAATGGTATCGAGATTCCTTTTTTTCCTAGTGCAAAGATTGAAAATGGAGTTATGGACATTTACTGTTGTTTGCCCCCTTTCAGAGGTTCAGGAAAGAAGACAAACAACTTTCGGGTACAGAAGCATACATGCGGAGGTCTGATTCTTTGAAAAGGGTGAGTACCTTGTCTTTTTCCATTTGAAAAGTAAACAAAATTAAACACAAGGGGCTAGTGTATCATAAGAGTCGGGTGAGAGAAATTAGCTGTCTTGGACTATCAATCTGGTTCGACAACGTGGCTCTAAAAAAACTATGAGCTTCAATGATACTTTGATTTGTGTATGTCGGCATAGTCATTGTGAACTTGGATTTGGCATCCTGAAGTTGTAAGGATCTAAGttaaaaaatgattatgatGAACTAATCCTATATAGGGTCTGTGTGTGTCCATGCACATGcatcatatatatacatatgtgtgCTCAAACTCCAAATAATTTTGCTGAGGGACGCCAGAAGAAATTTTCGTGAAATCCGGAGTGCgcttttcttcctttttcttgTTCTCCATGCTTGGCCTGGCTTGTAACCATAAAAGTCGAACTTAGAGATTTATGtactttttataatttaaaggTTAAAGATAATATTCTTTCCACGTCAATTAACTTGAAATATTACGTGTTTATGTAGGCTGAACAACGAGCACGTGAAGAAAGTGAAAAGCTGAGGCAGCAAGAGCGTGAGCAGATTGCAGAAAAGCGGAAAAGGGATCTGGTTCGATTTTAATGTTGATCTATTATGTCTTTATAATGAAATGTTATGTTATTCTCTCTGCTGTATGCAAAATAGTAGCTTTCTGAATTATTTTCTCTATTGCCTGTGTTATTTTCAGACTCTCAGAGCGCGTGTAGCTGCGAAGGCAGAGGAAAAGAAATTGGAATTGCTGTTTCTTCGATGGAGTGAGCATCACAAAAAACTTGGAAATTTCATAAGGTGCCCTCATTTTCTGTGGTAATAGCTTGAATATCCTCTAGCATGACCAACGCGCTGATTCTATTATTTTCTACATGCTGCAggttattattaattttggtCCAAAAGTGGACATATTCACAATTTTATTGACACAAAAGATAAGTGTCCGTTCATATGCAGAACCTTGAAGCAGTTAAATGACCCGGGTTCCTTGCTGCACAGGAGTTAAGATGATctaatgaatttttattgtcTGAGTATGACATATTTCTTCTATTTTCTTTGCTTGTGATCTTCCAGGACAAAGACAGAGCCTCCGATCTATTACATGTTTGCCAAGCCTCTGGAGGATCGTGACGAAGCTTTGCTTGAGCAGCAAAAAGAACAGGTGAGTTTTTCTTGTGACTTACTCCTGCTACCACTTGATTGCTTGAAAGCATTGTGCAGTAAGATTTGTAGATGGGCTATTCAGTACTGAAACCCATCCTTTTCTCGTTTTTTatctataattaaataaatgtactTCTGTGCATTGCTAGAATGAGTCTTCCATTTagcaatttctttatttttgtcaCCAGATGTTTCAAGAATGGAAGTCTGCTAGGAGAAGTGAGCTATCACAGTATCAGAAGGAGATGGCAGAAAAGTACATTGCGAATGTGGAAAATGGTCTGGAAAGGTGGCAGAATGGACGAAAAGCTTGGACAGCAAACAACGAAGCGACAAACTTACAAGAGACAATGGACAAAGAACTTGAGACACATCAGCTTGAGCACGGGCCTAAAACTAGAAAGATCCCTGGACAAAGCAACAACGAAGATGAGGACGATGTTGAAGATATCAATGCTGCGGAggatgatatgatggatgatgTGCTTGGTGTTGATGAAAATGTGCGAAGGATAGATGAAGTAGTGAAAGCAGAAACAGATAATGGCATTGCTGTTGAGGAGAACAAAGATGAGTAGTTTATTTTCTCGTTTCTAAAATTTAGTTCATGTTCTTATTGTTGCAAGAGTGTGTATTGGAGGatatatattttctctaaattCCCAGTTTCTTTATTTGCGAATTTATTTGATGGTTTGAAAAGTCCTAGATTTTGATTTCCTCTCATGGGATGGGATAAAGTTGCTTATGGTGGTTCTGTACAATTTACTGTATGAACTGAGAATCTTGAGGCcaatatacacacacacgcatTATATTATTGCGTGTCAACCATTGTACAAACTATTTTTTACCA comes from Primulina huaijiensis isolate GDHJ02 chromosome 2, ASM1229523v2, whole genome shotgun sequence and encodes:
- the LOC140969480 gene encoding uncharacterized protein, producing the protein MGSAVVVEKTEEELRREIDELHRQQREITERLRDPRGIRRGGLASSGPRNFTANGGRQRGFVRPAERNEMEDQPAAKRRLSSAVVKLEDGEIADDGSEAAKDVRREDLPVEIEDTNASQRSLWPQRDGSKRSLPSKMDFEIPPAEHVPRVLPKDEDPSLISRNKRMLGQLLGTLERFRKEDKQLSGTEAYMRRSDSLKRAEQRAREESEKLRQQEREQIAEKRKRDLTLRARVAAKAEEKKLELLFLRWSEHHKKLGNFIRTKTEPPIYYMFAKPLEDRDEALLEQQKEQMFQEWKSARRSELSQYQKEMAEKYIANVENGLERWQNGRKAWTANNEATNLQETMDKELETHQLEHGPKTRKIPGQSNNEDEDDVEDINAAEDDMMDDVLGVDENVRRIDEVVKAETDNGIAVEENKDE